From one Musa acuminata AAA Group cultivar baxijiao chromosome BXJ2-6, Cavendish_Baxijiao_AAA, whole genome shotgun sequence genomic stretch:
- the LOC135614917 gene encoding LOB domain-containing protein 12-like: MGGNSPCASCKLLRRRCTKDCIFAPFFPSDEPHKFAMVHKVFGASNVSKMLQELPLHQRADAVSSLVYEANARMRDPVYGCVGAISYLQNQVSQLQMQLAVAQAEILCIQMQQEPALPEPQMDADDKSFVVHNELSSMAQFMNHPSTSNVPQEALKREYPWT, translated from the exons ATGGGTGGCAACTCGCCTTGTGCTTCTTGCAAGCTTCTCCGGAGGCGATGCACCAAGGACTGCATCTTTGCTCCTTTCTTCCCTTCCGATGAACCCCACAAGTTTGCCATGGTCCACAAGGTGTTTGGCGCAAGCAACGTTAGCAAAATGCTGCag GAGCTTCCGCTACACCAAAGAGCGGACGCAGTGAGCAGCCTCGTGTACGAAGCGAACGCAAGGATGAGGGATCCGGTGTACGGCTGCGTCGGGGCCATCTCCTACCTGCAGAACCAGGTGTCCCAGCTCCAGATGCAACTCGCGGTGGCGCAGGCGGAGATCCTGTGCATTCAGATGCAGCAGGAGCCGGCCTTGCCTGAGCCGCAGATGGACGCCGACGACAAGTCCTTCGTCGTGCACAACGAGCTCAGCAGCATGGCTCAGTTCATGAACCATCCATCCACCAGCAATGTACCCCAGGAGGCTCTCAAGAGAGAGTATCCATGGACATGA